One window from the genome of Oceanisphaera sp. IT1-181 encodes:
- a CDS encoding pitrilysin family protein produces MKFWSLLLLLSPMFVSAAPTLVQQVEKSKDGLVIPYQMYQLDNGLTLLLNTDKSDPLVHVEMTYHVGSAREEPEQTGFAHFFEHMMFQGSKHVGDQEHFRLINEAGGSMNGSTNQDRTNYYQTVPANHLEKVLWLEADRMGFLLEAVSQHKFEIQRDTVKNERAQRIDNQPYGLVGERMGELLYPRDHPYSWQPIGYVEDLDRVNVDHLKAFFSRWYGPNNATLVISGDFDTEQTLAWVDKYFGSIPQGPKVSSAKPQPAKLEGNRYQTLVDTRIRMPMLYLSYPTVWLGHEDEAALDVLANVLGGGKSSLLYQELVETGKAVSAGASHYCGELACTLSVWAYSNPSKDGSLVPLKADIELIIGQLSERGIKKSDVDKAVTELRANLILGLDSTRGKSRQLASGQVLKGDPLFAINAWRQLASTTPEQVSAVYEQYLHSKPLAALSVVPKEHLDWQAAEPNYETPKRDLPNADQTPQTDFVAREVKDDFDRSKMPAAGEPVTIKVPELWQAKLGNNIQLQGTVNDEIPAVSIIMAFPGGQRTESPEQVGVASLTASMMNQGTKKLSSGEFSEALERLGASVSVSHGFYTNLINITTMTETLPQTLALVEELLFAPGFREQDFEKVKAQTLEGMAQSRHQPSWLAQQAFRQLMYGETRMGLPDDGQAELVADITLAQVRDYYQRYYNPANGHVLIAGDLSKSQAQQDFAFLTQWQGEAPEISAVEVQPQPAKPGIYIVDVPGAVQSVLRVGRRALPQDATGPFFHASLMNFNLGGNFNSRINLNLREDKGYTYGANSYFTGNRDAGVFLVASDVRGDVTADAIKNILQEFEQFKKEGPSDAELAYLRSSYSQQDALSYETLGDKAGFLLQLAMMKLSPDYLAKQQQIVAKVDKAQLTELAAQWLDPAEMVIVVVGDKAKLEKSLKGLHLPLYDFTIE; encoded by the coding sequence ATGAAGTTTTGGTCTCTGTTATTGCTCTTAAGCCCCATGTTTGTCTCGGCTGCCCCCACATTAGTGCAGCAAGTCGAGAAATCAAAAGATGGCTTAGTGATCCCCTATCAAATGTATCAATTGGATAATGGACTCACCCTGCTGCTCAATACCGATAAGTCGGATCCCTTGGTGCATGTGGAGATGACCTACCACGTGGGTTCGGCGCGGGAAGAGCCAGAGCAAACCGGCTTTGCGCACTTTTTTGAGCACATGATGTTTCAAGGCTCCAAGCACGTGGGTGATCAAGAGCACTTTCGTCTGATCAACGAAGCCGGTGGCAGCATGAATGGCAGCACCAACCAAGACAGAACCAATTACTATCAAACGGTTCCCGCCAATCACTTAGAAAAAGTGTTGTGGCTAGAAGCGGATCGCATGGGTTTTTTACTCGAAGCGGTAAGTCAGCATAAGTTTGAAATTCAGCGAGATACGGTGAAAAACGAACGCGCCCAGCGCATCGATAATCAGCCTTATGGTTTGGTGGGCGAGCGCATGGGCGAGTTACTTTATCCCCGCGACCATCCTTATAGCTGGCAGCCGATTGGCTATGTGGAAGATTTAGACCGCGTTAATGTGGATCACCTAAAGGCGTTCTTCAGCCGCTGGTATGGCCCTAATAATGCCACCTTAGTGATCAGTGGTGATTTCGATACCGAGCAAACGCTCGCTTGGGTCGATAAATATTTTGGTAGCATTCCCCAAGGCCCCAAGGTGAGCTCGGCCAAGCCACAACCGGCCAAACTTGAGGGCAATCGCTATCAAACCTTAGTGGATACACGTATTCGCATGCCGATGCTGTATCTGTCTTATCCCACCGTATGGTTGGGCCACGAGGACGAAGCGGCGCTGGATGTGCTGGCCAATGTGTTGGGCGGCGGCAAAAGCTCGCTGTTATACCAAGAGCTGGTTGAAACCGGCAAAGCGGTGAGCGCCGGTGCTAGTCATTATTGTGGCGAGCTGGCTTGCACCTTAAGCGTGTGGGCGTACAGCAACCCGTCAAAAGACGGCTCTTTAGTGCCACTTAAAGCAGACATTGAGCTGATCATTGGCCAATTGAGCGAGCGGGGCATTAAAAAATCTGACGTAGATAAAGCGGTAACCGAATTGCGCGCCAATCTGATTTTAGGGCTCGACAGTACCAGAGGTAAGTCTCGGCAACTGGCGAGCGGTCAGGTGTTAAAAGGAGATCCTTTGTTTGCCATTAATGCGTGGCGTCAGTTAGCCAGCACCACGCCAGAGCAGGTGAGCGCTGTGTATGAGCAGTATTTACATAGTAAGCCGCTGGCGGCCTTGAGCGTGGTACCCAAAGAGCACCTTGATTGGCAAGCCGCCGAGCCAAACTATGAAACGCCTAAGCGGGATTTACCTAATGCAGACCAGACTCCACAGACGGATTTCGTGGCGCGCGAAGTGAAAGACGATTTTGATCGCAGCAAAATGCCCGCCGCCGGCGAGCCCGTCACCATTAAAGTACCTGAGTTATGGCAAGCTAAGCTTGGCAATAATATTCAGCTGCAAGGTACTGTAAATGACGAGATCCCAGCAGTGTCCATTATCATGGCCTTCCCCGGTGGCCAGCGCACAGAAAGCCCTGAGCAAGTTGGCGTGGCCAGCTTAACGGCCAGTATGATGAACCAAGGCACCAAGAAGCTTAGTTCAGGCGAGTTCAGTGAAGCACTGGAGCGATTGGGGGCGAGTGTCAGTGTTAGTCACGGTTTTTATACCAACCTCATCAACATCACCACCATGACCGAAACCTTGCCGCAAACGCTGGCGTTAGTTGAAGAGCTGTTATTTGCGCCGGGTTTTCGCGAGCAAGACTTTGAGAAAGTAAAAGCGCAGACCTTAGAAGGCATGGCACAAAGCCGTCATCAACCTTCTTGGTTAGCGCAACAAGCCTTTCGCCAACTCATGTACGGTGAAACCCGCATGGGGCTACCCGATGATGGTCAGGCCGAGTTGGTCGCCGATATTACGCTCGCGCAAGTGCGTGATTATTATCAGCGTTATTACAATCCCGCTAACGGCCATGTATTGATTGCCGGCGACTTATCAAAAAGCCAAGCCCAACAAGACTTTGCCTTTTTAACCCAGTGGCAAGGCGAGGCGCCCGAGATTAGCGCCGTTGAGGTGCAGCCACAGCCTGCCAAGCCGGGTATTTATATCGTTGATGTGCCAGGCGCGGTGCAATCGGTGTTAAGAGTTGGCCGCCGAGCGTTGCCGCAAGACGCCACCGGGCCCTTCTTTCATGCCAGCTTAATGAACTTTAACTTGGGCGGTAATTTTAATAGCCGCATCAACTTAAACCTGCGCGAAGACAAGGGCTACACCTATGGTGCCAACTCGTACTTCACCGGTAATCGTGATGCGGGCGTGTTCTTGGTGGCCAGTGATGTGCGCGGTGATGTAACGGCTGACGCCATTAAAAACATCTTGCAAGAGTTTGAGCAGTTTAAGAAAGAGGGCCCCAGTGATGCGGAGCTGGCGTATTTACGCAGCAGCTACTCGCAGCAAGACGCTTTGTCTTACGAAACATTAGGCGACAAAGCCGGTTTCTTATTACAGCTGGCGATGATGAAATTGTCACCGGACTACTTGGCCAAGCAGCAACAGATAGTGGCCAAGGTAGACAAGGCACAGCTTACTGAGCTGGCCGCACAGTGGCTTGACCCCGCAGAAATGGTAATAGTGGTGGTTGGTGATAAGGCTAAGCTTGAAAAGTCGCTGAAAGGACTCCATCTACCCTTATACGACTTTACCATTGAGTAA
- the gshA gene encoding glutamate--cysteine ligase, translating to MTKSNITLAERIQAWYQPQSLPTIKGIRRGIERESLRINPDGNLAQSPHPQSLGSALTHGYITTDFSESQMEFITPVSDSVDVLLAQLGDVHGYVIRHLGGEQLWPLSMPCLLKGGDEPIPLAQYGSSNTGRMKTLYRQGLHHRYGSRMQVISGVHFNFSMPDSFWSEWHNTEGTNDCLQDFVSDKYLGLVRNVYRFGWLIPYLFGASPALCGSFLTGTDHKLPFERLGKGTLYLPYATSLRLSDLGYTNNNQADLNISVDSLDQYVSSLRRAINTHAPEFAKIGVKVDGEYRQLNANVLQIENELYAPIRPKRTADSGEKPSDALNTRGIEYIELRSVDVNPYAAVGIDAPQVRFLDTFLLWCLLTPSAPLEQDEIALNRRNFNKVVLEGRKPGLELEQWGGESLSLTALGEQYFGELKDVADLLDACCGKGCYGKAYQTHLAMIQNPELTLSARLLSELKASQQDLLPFGLSLAKHYHGQLQESRPRYWEDSFFDEEGTRSLARQRKTEQSDLVDFDTFLKDYFAKI from the coding sequence ATGACTAAATCAAATATAACACTGGCCGAACGGATTCAAGCTTGGTATCAGCCCCAAAGTTTGCCCACCATAAAAGGCATTCGTCGCGGCATTGAGCGCGAAAGCTTACGTATTAATCCCGACGGCAACTTAGCACAGAGCCCTCACCCTCAGTCTTTGGGCTCAGCCTTAACTCACGGCTACATTACCACCGACTTTTCTGAGTCACAGATGGAGTTTATCACGCCCGTTTCTGATTCTGTGGATGTGCTACTGGCACAGCTGGGCGATGTTCACGGCTATGTGATTCGCCACTTAGGCGGCGAACAACTGTGGCCGTTAAGCATGCCTTGTTTGCTAAAAGGCGGCGATGAACCAATCCCCTTAGCCCAATATGGCAGCTCTAATACAGGAAGGATGAAAACCTTATATCGCCAAGGCTTGCACCACAGATACGGCAGCCGTATGCAGGTGATTTCGGGCGTGCATTTTAACTTTTCTATGCCCGATAGTTTTTGGAGTGAATGGCACAACACAGAGGGCACGAATGACTGCTTGCAAGATTTTGTGTCGGATAAGTATTTAGGCCTAGTACGCAACGTCTATCGTTTTGGCTGGCTAATCCCTTATCTGTTTGGCGCCTCTCCGGCCTTGTGCGGTTCATTTTTAACCGGCACCGACCATAAACTGCCCTTTGAGCGCTTAGGTAAAGGCACCTTGTATTTACCCTATGCCACTTCGTTGCGCTTATCGGACTTGGGCTACACCAATAATAACCAAGCAGATCTTAATATCTCCGTCGACAGCTTGGATCAATACGTCTCCTCGCTGCGCCGCGCCATCAATACCCATGCGCCGGAATTTGCCAAAATTGGCGTTAAGGTGGACGGCGAATACCGCCAGCTTAACGCCAATGTGCTACAAATTGAAAATGAGCTGTATGCGCCTATCCGTCCTAAGCGCACCGCAGACAGCGGCGAAAAGCCCTCAGATGCGCTCAATACCCGCGGTATTGAATACATAGAGCTGCGCTCTGTGGATGTAAATCCTTATGCAGCCGTGGGTATAGATGCGCCGCAAGTTCGCTTTCTCGATACCTTCTTATTGTGGTGCTTATTAACGCCGTCGGCACCCTTAGAGCAAGATGAAATCGCCCTTAATCGCCGTAATTTTAATAAAGTGGTGCTAGAAGGGCGCAAGCCTGGTCTGGAATTAGAGCAGTGGGGCGGCGAGTCTTTAAGCTTAACCGCCTTGGGCGAGCAGTATTTTGGTGAGCTGAAAGACGTGGCTGATTTGCTGGATGCCTGTTGTGGCAAAGGCTGTTATGGCAAGGCTTATCAAACGCACTTGGCCATGATCCAAAATCCTGAGCTAACGCTTTCGGCACGGTTATTGAGTGAGCTTAAAGCAAGCCAGCAAGATCTCTTGCCCTTTGGCTTGTCTTTGGCGAAACACTATCACGGTCAGCTACAAGAAAGTCGCCCCCGTTATTGGGAAGACAGTTTCTTCGATGAAGAAGGCACCCGCTCTCTGGCGCGCCAGCGCAAAACTGAGCAATCAGATCTCGTAGACTTCGATACTTTTTTAAAAGACTACTTTGCGAAAATCTAA
- a CDS encoding DUF5522 domain-containing protein — translation MNQEPPPEPEPLREHEDYYIENGFWIFTAAFHLKRGHCCGNGCRHCPYK, via the coding sequence ATGAATCAAGAACCTCCACCCGAACCAGAACCTTTGCGAGAACACGAAGATTATTACATCGAGAATGGATTTTGGATCTTTACCGCCGCCTTTCATTTAAAACGTGGCCATTGCTGCGGCAACGGCTGCCGACATTGCCCTTATAAGTAA